A stretch of DNA from Natrinema halophilum:
TGGAGAGCGAACCCGATACAGCTATCGGACGGCTACGCCCCCGAACGGGGGCCGCTCGTCAGGCGTACTTGGGTCGTTCCGTGGTGTGTTCGACGTCGCCGGTGACGGTCTCCTCGTCCAGATCATCGTCGTAGGCGTACTGACCGGTAGCCCCACACAGCGTACACTCGTAGGTTTCGGAAATTTCGTTGATCATTTCCCCGTCTTCGAAGTAGACGCGGCTCTGCGTGATCTGCAGGAACTGGGCGGTTTCACAGTTTGTGCAGGTGATCATATCCGTTCGATTAACAGCACCGGTTGTAGTTATCCGGCTTGTAACCGAAAGGGATGAGAGACTATGGGTTTCTTACCCACTGTTCGGTCACCGATGGAGTTTCGGGCGGGCGCCACAAGCACTCACAAACAATCGGTACCGATAGAACGGAAGTAAGAACCTCATAATCGCAGGACTGCAGCGGTATCAGTTTCGACGGCCGAGAAGCAAATCGTGCCGTCGAAAACATCTCTTACGCAATGAAATGAGTGAAAACGAGTGGAACAAAGTGCATACCTCACACGCCGTTCGGAACAGTCGTCCGCAGTCGATCGCAACTTCGCTCCGCCGACGGTAACTGTCGGTCGATTACCGATTAGAACCAGTCTCGGTGCTGGATGGACACGATGTCGAGAAGTTGATCGCTCCGAAAAATAACCGCTTTCCCGTGAACTGACCCGTGACCACCCTATTGGAGACACCGTGACTACCGGTTCACCGCAATCCGTTCCCCAGATATGGCCGCCTCGTACGCCGCATCGGTTAGCGCTGTTACTCGACGTGCATCGTGGACTGTCGCCGGCGGCTCGGTCCTCTGGCGGATACTCTCGATGAATGCATCGGCACGCGATTGTTCGCAGCGGGGATCGATGTACGGGACGTATTCACCGGCCTCGGAGTCGATTTCGACGATCTCTCGCGAGCCCAGTGGGTCCCTTCGAGGCAAACCACTCCGTCGTCGTCCCACAACTGGATGCGTTCGCGAACGGACGGCGCATCGCCATACAGGGAAATCGTCCCGGTTGCGCCGTTGTCAAATCGCACGTCGAGGTGAGAACGGCGGTCGATTCGCGCCGCCTCGACGTGGAAGTCCTGCTCGCAGCGACGGTCGACGGCTCGAGGCCGGTCGTCCAGAGGACTCCATCGAGAACGTTACTTCCCGTATCGTACAGAAACCCGTCGCCGGACAGGTCAGGCTCGAGACGCCACGTCCCTCGCGAATCGTCGACCCATCCCTGTGTCATCGAGGCAGACAGCCAGTTCGGGTCGTGATCGGCGAACCGTTTCCGTGCCGTCCGAAACGCCGTCCGTAAGTGCCGCTGGTAGCCGACCATCACCGTTCGGTCACTCCGCTCACCCGGGCTGTGAGGTCGCGAGCCTGCTCCAGGTCAGTCGTCAACGGCTTATCACAGTAGACGTGACACCCGCGTTCGAGGGCAGCGACGACTTGCTCGTAGTGAAGGGTGTGAGGCGTGCCGATGGGGACCGCGTCGACGGTCTCGTCATCCAGAAGGGAGCCGTATTCAGCATGCCATCTGTCGGCGGAAACGTCGAACTCGCGGCCAACTTTGGCACGGCGGCCAGCATCGAGATCACAGATCGCACGGACGGTCGCATCGGGGTGGCGATGAAACTGGCCGCCGACGGTGGACCCGATGTATCCTAGACCGACAATACCGATTCGAATCGGCCGTAACGCGTTCCCGTCGCTCATATGCCTCCGTTCGGCTCGCAGTCGCATCCCTCTGGAGGTGTCGTCAGCAAGCACGAACGGATCCGCATGGTCCAACGGCTGTCGGCCTGGTTCGAACACGACTACTGCCGTCCGTACTGGTCGCCGACGAGGCCGGCAAGCAACAGAACGATCTGCCGATCACCCTTCTGCGGCGGACTCGAAAATCCGCCGACGGCCACTCGTAGCAGGTGGCTACCGTTGGATTACACGCTACTTGCGGTGAGATTGGAGACGCTACTGTCGGCATCCATACTGCATAACAATGGTCGAAACGTGCATTAGCCGACCTGCGGGGATGAAACACCCCGTCGGGTACGCATTTGGCCCAACCGACGTGCTACAGCGCCGATTGCGTGCATTCGTGCCCGGATCGCTCGGACGTGGACTCGCCCCCGCCTTCGAGTGCGCTCATGTCTCTCACGCCCAGGGCGGTTCCCGCCCGCCCGGGTTTCAAGCCGACACAAACGACTCTCTTGGACAGCGATAGCTCGGCCATCACCGGCAGGAAAACGGACCGGCAAACTGGAGCTGATCGTGGACCACGGATCGACACATGGCGGTGAACCGATGACTCAAAATTCCGTAATAACGGGAATGCCGACCGTCTCGTAATCGTCCATCGAGGCCAGCGTTTCGGGGGCTTCGTCGAGCGACAGTGTTTCGCCGATGATCTTTTCGGGTTCGAGGGTCCCCTGTGCGATCAGATTGAACAGTTCCTTGTAGCGAACCAGTGGCATGCCAAACGAGCCGTGAAAGTCGATTTCCATCATCGTCATAACGTCAACTGGAAGGTCGATCCGACCCTGTTCTTCGCCCGTCGTCAGTCCGACCTGAACGTGGCTGCCGCGCGTCCCGAGACTGTCAATCGAATTCTGACAGGTTTCTGCGATTCCGAGCGCATCGATCGAAACGTCGGCACCGCCGCCTGTGATCGACTTTACTTCCTGCGGTGCGCTGTCCACTTCGTCACCGTTGATCGTCTCGACTGCGCCGAGTTCCGCCGCACGCTCGAGTTTGCTGTCGAGAACGTCGACCGCGATCGGGTGGGCCCCGAGCGCCTGAGCGATGTGGATCGCAGAGAGACCAACGCCCCCACAGCCGTGGACGGCGACCCAGTCCCCGGGCCGAAGGTCGGCGCGATCGGCCAGGGCGTGATAGGCCGTCATGAACCGGCAACCGAGACCGGCCATTTCAGCGAACCCGACGTTTTCGGGGAGTTTTACGCAGTTGAAATCGGCTTCTCGAACGGGAAACGCTTCTGCGAATGCGCCGGGTGCAAACTCCGACAATCCGAGCGGCAGTATCGTTTCGCAGTTGTTCGCTCGACCCTCGAGACAGTGTGGACAGGTTCCGTCGCCGAGGTGGAACGGAACGGCTACGCGGTCGCCTTCCGCGAGCGTTTCGACGTCTTCACCGACCGCAGAAACGATGCCCGCGGGTTCGTGGCCCAGAATTTGTCCCTCCGGAACGCCAGCACCGATCCAGCTCCAGTCACCCTGCCAGGCGTGCCAGTCACTGCGGCAGATTCCACACGCTTCGGTTTCGACGACGATTTGATCCGGGCCCGGTTCCGGATATTCAACATCTTTGATTGCAAGTGGTTCACCGTGTTCTTCGATGACGGCAGCTCGCATGGTCCAACCGTTAGGGCATAGGGTATAAAAGTATAGGCGATACGCTCATGACTTATCATAAACTAAATACTGATTTGGTATCGTTTCCATCGAGCATTCGTCTATTTTTCGGCCTACATCAGTAACAGAGCGGTCGTTTAAGGATACGGTGCCAAAACACAGTCGCCGTGTGTTTGCATACCGTAACGTATAGTGTTCCAACGAGACGCTGGTGATATGAGCGGAGTCTCGGTTTTCGTCGCTACCCAAACCAAACACAAATATCGGCTTTTTTCGACAGTCCCGATCAATTTGGCAACTTTATACCAGATAAGTAGCTATATACTAATTCAGACATTTGAAACCGTATGTGGTGGTGATCGTCTCTTGTGAGACGATCTGCCGAGAAGATCCGTTCCTGAATAGCAATCGTCGTAGATCCATTTTCAGGCGTCTATGAGCTTACAAACGGACGTGTCATTCCCCTCCCGCCAGCGGAGCGTATAATAAGAACTGATGAACTTTGGCGTCGAGAACTTGTGAATCTTCAACTTATAGGCGGCACCATACAAATAATATTTATTTTGTGGGCATACTACGTCATAAACCGCACCTTAGGATGGATAGAAATACGTTTGATGATTCGACACGTTCGCTGGACATTCATCTTTACTAGATTGATATTAATACCTGTTATTTAGTACTGGTATTAATACCAATAGTCAAAATACTAATTTTTCTGATTGTTTTACGACCCGCTCGACGCAGCAGGCCAATCGCCGAATCTGTAAATCCGAACTCCCATCTCAGATGGCAGGCGGAAAAGCTGAAGAGAAATTGTGGTCCAGTTGCACCGCGCCAGAACCGCGAAGTGCGTCGTTGTCGTATGCAATGGCTTTGAAGGGTAACTTTCACAAGAGAGCACTTCGACCGTAGGGGCAGTGACCCCGTCTCTGCTCGGCTTTCATGAGGCGTGATCACGAAACGTTGCAACTCGGTTTGCGGGGGAATCTCAGCCACGGTGGCGCAAAACTCGGTCCCGATTCAACGAATGAGGGAAGGAATAACGCTTCGATCCGTCGCCGATCATCCATGTCTATCATCTCCCAGGTTACGTCATAATGGTGCGTGTCCCGACTCCGTCACCGAAATCCGCTTGCTAGCCATTTTCTCGAAACGAGTTTGTGGAGGGGAATACCGGTCGGACAGTTCAGAGTTCTCACTACCGTTTCCCCGCGCGGTTCGTTGGAAGAGACCATCTCGCTCGTCCCCGAAGATAGATCTCCCCAGTAGTCCATCTCCCGTATCTGACGGGCGACGTGCTAAAAGATGAGCACCCGGTCAAATCGCACCGGAATCTCTGGCGGCGGCACCCATCGACGCTCTCGAGACGGACGCCGAAACGCTCCGGACGCACGATCCGATATCTCGAACGCATCCGTTCACCGCTCAACGGCTCGCTCCTGTCGGTTGAACCGTACGAACGTCCGATCTGTCGACTCGTGAGCCCGGGCATCGCGGCACAGCGTTCGTCGTCGAAACCAACAAACGGATGAGACCCTATCCATCGTCGCCGCGGACGCTCGGCGGTCGGTGTGCCTCCAGCCAGCGATTGTCTGAAAGATCCTAGAGGCGTTTAAGAGCTTCGATGCATTCGAGAAGCGCCCGGCCGTTGTGGTATGCCGCCTTGTACACGGCGCCTTTGCGGCCAACGGGCTCGAGGTCGTCGTCGACGCCGGAGTGCCATTCGCCGTGTTCGCGGTCGATCTGGTGCGTATCGAGAAAGTCCCACGTCTCGGCGAAGACGTCGAGATACCGATCGTCGCCGGTGCACTCGTAGGTCCGGAGGGCGCTGGTCATGCACTCGGCTTGTACCCACCAGGCTTTGACGCGGAAGCTCGCGGGTTCGTCGAAGCCGCCGTAGAAGTAGAACCCGCCGTTCTCGTCG
This window harbors:
- a CDS encoding zinc-dependent alcohol dehydrogenase family protein, whose amino-acid sequence is MRAAVIEEHGEPLAIKDVEYPEPGPDQIVVETEACGICRSDWHAWQGDWSWIGAGVPEGQILGHEPAGIVSAVGEDVETLAEGDRVAVPFHLGDGTCPHCLEGRANNCETILPLGLSEFAPGAFAEAFPVREADFNCVKLPENVGFAEMAGLGCRFMTAYHALADRADLRPGDWVAVHGCGGVGLSAIHIAQALGAHPIAVDVLDSKLERAAELGAVETINGDEVDSAPQEVKSITGGGADVSIDALGIAETCQNSIDSLGTRGSHVQVGLTTGEEQGRIDLPVDVMTMMEIDFHGSFGMPLVRYKELFNLIAQGTLEPEKIIGETLSLDEAPETLASMDDYETVGIPVITEF